From Streptomyces griseorubiginosus, one genomic window encodes:
- a CDS encoding ferritin-like fold-containing protein: MTTPDNTSDAPAERTGVAAQDWAKAAAEPQYRAAVVDLLGALAYGELAAFERLAEDAKLAPTLADKAELAKMASAEFHHYEKLRDRLTEIGEEPTLAMEPFVAALDGFHRQTAPSDWLEGLVKAYVGDSIASDFYREVAARLDTDTRELVLAVLDDTGHAGFAVEKVRAAIDAEPRVGGRLALWARRLMGEALSQSQRVVADRDALSTMLVGGVADGFDLAEVGRMFSRITEAHTKRMAALGLAA; this comes from the coding sequence ATGACGACGCCTGACAACACCTCTGACGCACCAGCCGAACGCACCGGAGTGGCCGCCCAGGACTGGGCCAAGGCCGCCGCGGAACCGCAGTACCGGGCCGCGGTCGTCGATCTCCTCGGCGCGCTGGCGTACGGCGAGCTCGCGGCCTTCGAGCGGCTCGCGGAGGACGCCAAGCTGGCGCCGACCCTGGCGGACAAGGCGGAGCTCGCGAAGATGGCGTCGGCCGAGTTCCACCACTACGAGAAGCTGCGCGACCGGCTCACCGAGATCGGCGAGGAGCCGACCCTCGCCATGGAGCCGTTCGTCGCCGCGCTGGACGGCTTCCACCGGCAGACGGCGCCCTCGGACTGGCTGGAAGGGCTCGTCAAGGCGTACGTCGGCGACTCGATCGCCAGCGACTTCTACCGCGAGGTCGCGGCGCGCCTCGACACGGACACGCGCGAGCTGGTGCTGGCCGTGCTCGACGACACCGGGCACGCCGGTTTCGCCGTCGAGAAGGTGCGGGCGGCGATCGACGCGGAGCCCCGGGTGGGCGGCCGACTCGCCCTGTGGGCACGGCGGTTGATGGGCGAGGCGCTGTCGCAGTCGCAGCGCGTGGTCGCGGACCGGGACGCCCTGTCGACGATGCTCGTGGGCGGGGTCGCCGACGGTTTCGATCTCGCCGAGGTGGGCCGGATGTTCTCCCGGATCACCGAGGCGCACACCAAGCGGATGGCCGCGCTGGGGCTGGCCGCGTAG
- a CDS encoding DEAD/DEAH box helicase, producing the protein MTLPVALSGTDVIGQAKTGTGKTLGFGLPLLERVTVPADVEAGRAKPEALTDAPQALIVVPTRELCTQVTNDLQTAGKVRNVRVLAIYGGRAYEPQVEALKKGVDVVVGTPGRLLDLAGQKKLNLSHIKALVLDEADEMLDLGFLPDVEKIINMLPAKRQTMLFSATMPGAVIGLARRYMSQPTHINATSPDDAGRTVANTKQHVYRAHNMDKPEMVARILQAEGRGLVMVFCRTKRTAADLADQLQQRGFAAGAVHGDLGQGAREQALRAFRNGKVDVLVCTDVAARGIDVEGVTHVINYQSPEEEKTYLHRIGRTGRAGAKGIAITLVDWDDIPRWQLINKALELNFNDPPETYSTSPHFYEELNIPAGTKGILPRAERTRAGLDAEELEDLGEPGGRGARGRGDRDRGRGRGGRDESRSADRERSERTPRRRRRTRSGTPLDATATAEAVAPSETGATTSAEDVTATRTPRRRRRTRGGAADSAPVTASTAAVTAEPAASEAAESAVTTAEGPSLDTEAPAKPRRRRTRRSAEAPVVETAPVPEVVAEAPAAKPRRTRKTAAAEAAEAAVDTAEAVEAKPRRRTRKAAEPAVAAVETVETSQVAEVAETKPRRTRKTAATKAAEAAVDTAEATEAKPRRTRKTTAAAPAETATAETAEAVEAKPRRTRKTAATKAAEAAVDTAEATEAKPRRTRKTAATKAAEATEVAVDTAEAAEAKPRRRTRKAAEPAETVTAEIPVQTVQEPEVAEVAKPRRTRKTAATKAAETAVDTAEGTATKPRRTRKTTAAAPAETAADEAAEAKPRRRTTRKAAEPAVTAGIPAQADQEPKAAAPRRRTRKTAAAEPADS; encoded by the coding sequence ATGACGCTCCCGGTCGCCCTCTCGGGCACCGACGTCATCGGCCAGGCCAAGACCGGCACCGGCAAGACGCTGGGCTTCGGCCTCCCCCTCCTCGAGCGCGTCACCGTCCCCGCCGACGTCGAGGCCGGCCGCGCCAAGCCCGAGGCCCTGACCGACGCCCCGCAGGCGCTCATCGTCGTTCCCACGCGTGAGCTGTGCACGCAGGTCACCAACGACCTGCAGACCGCGGGCAAGGTACGCAACGTACGCGTTCTCGCCATCTACGGCGGCCGCGCCTACGAGCCCCAGGTCGAAGCCCTGAAGAAGGGCGTCGACGTCGTCGTCGGCACCCCGGGCCGGCTTCTCGACCTCGCGGGCCAGAAGAAGCTCAACCTCAGCCACATCAAGGCGCTCGTCCTCGACGAGGCCGACGAGATGCTCGACCTGGGCTTCCTGCCCGACGTCGAGAAGATCATCAACATGCTGCCGGCCAAGCGCCAGACCATGCTGTTCTCGGCGACCATGCCGGGCGCGGTCATCGGTCTCGCCCGCCGCTACATGTCGCAGCCCACGCACATCAACGCCACCTCGCCCGACGACGCGGGCAGGACGGTCGCGAACACCAAGCAGCACGTGTACCGCGCGCACAACATGGACAAGCCCGAGATGGTCGCGCGCATCCTGCAGGCCGAGGGCCGGGGCCTGGTCATGGTCTTCTGCCGCACCAAGCGCACCGCCGCCGACCTCGCCGACCAGCTCCAGCAGCGCGGCTTCGCGGCCGGCGCGGTCCACGGCGACCTCGGCCAGGGCGCCCGGGAGCAGGCGCTGCGCGCCTTCCGCAACGGCAAGGTGGACGTCCTCGTCTGCACCGACGTCGCCGCCCGCGGCATCGACGTCGAGGGCGTCACGCACGTCATCAACTACCAGTCGCCCGAAGAGGAGAAGACGTACCTGCACCGCATCGGCCGCACCGGCCGCGCGGGCGCCAAGGGCATCGCGATCACCCTCGTCGACTGGGACGACATCCCGCGCTGGCAGCTCATCAACAAGGCGCTGGAGCTCAACTTCAACGACCCGCCGGAGACGTACTCCACCTCCCCGCACTTCTACGAGGAGCTGAACATCCCCGCGGGCACCAAGGGCATCCTGCCGCGGGCCGAGCGCACCCGCGCGGGCCTCGACGCGGAGGAGCTCGAGGACCTGGGCGAGCCGGGCGGGCGCGGTGCGCGTGGCCGCGGCGACCGGGACCGGGGTCGCGGCCGGGGTGGCCGGGACGAGTCCCGCTCCGCCGACCGCGAGCGTTCGGAACGCACCCCGCGCCGTCGCCGCCGTACCCGCAGCGGGACCCCGCTGGACGCTACGGCCACCGCCGAGGCGGTCGCCCCGTCGGAGACCGGCGCGACCACATCGGCGGAGGACGTGACCGCAACCCGTACCCCGCGCCGCCGTCGCCGCACCCGCGGTGGAGCGGCCGACTCCGCGCCGGTCACGGCGTCCACGGCAGCGGTGACGGCCGAGCCGGCCGCGTCCGAGGCCGCCGAGTCCGCGGTGACGACGGCGGAGGGCCCGTCCCTCGACACCGAGGCCCCGGCCAAGCCGCGCCGCCGCCGGACCCGCAGGTCCGCGGAAGCCCCGGTCGTCGAGACCGCGCCGGTCCCGGAGGTCGTCGCGGAGGCGCCGGCCGCCAAGCCGCGCCGTACCCGGAAGACCGCTGCCGCCGAGGCCGCCGAGGCTGCGGTGGACACGGCCGAGGCCGTGGAGGCCAAGCCGCGCCGCCGTACCCGCAAGGCCGCCGAGCCCGCCGTGGCCGCGGTGGAGACGGTGGAGACCTCGCAGGTCGCGGAGGTCGCGGAGACCAAGCCGCGACGGACCCGCAAGACGGCCGCGACCAAGGCTGCCGAGGCAGCGGTGGACACGGCCGAGGCCACGGAGGCCAAGCCGCGCCGCACCCGCAAGACCACGGCAGCCGCCCCGGCGGAGACCGCCACGGCCGAGACCGCCGAGGCCGTCGAGGCCAAGCCGCGCCGCACTCGCAAGACGGCCGCGACGAAGGCCGCCGAAGCCGCGGTGGACACGGCCGAGGCCACGGAGGCCAAGCCGCGCCGCACCCGCAAGACGGCTGCTACCAAGGCCGCCGAGGCCACCGAGGTTGCCGTGGACACGGCCGAGGCGGCAGAGGCCAAGCCGCGCCGCCGTACCCGCAAGGCCGCCGAGCCGGCCGAGACGGTGACCGCCGAGATCCCGGTCCAGACGGTCCAGGAGCCGGAGGTGGCCGAGGTCGCCAAGCCGCGCCGGACGCGCAAGACGGCCGCGACGAAGGCCGCCGAGACGGCCGTGGACACCGCGGAAGGCACGGCCACCAAGCCGCGCCGCACCCGCAAGACCACGGCTGCCGCCCCGGCGGAGACCGCCGCGGACGAGGCTGCCGAGGCCAAGCCCCGTCGGCGCACCACCCGCAAGGCCGCCGAGCCCGCGGTGACCGCCGGCATCCCGGCTCAGGCCGACCAGGAGCCGAAGGCGGCCGCACCGCGTCGCCGTACCCGCAAGACGGCCGCCGCGGAACCCGCGGACAGCTGA
- a CDS encoding alpha/beta hydrolase → MSTRAVFAPPPGARTYPLHTARGDFAVVDSDVPAGVAEKGTVLFVPGFTGSKEDFTLLHEPLTARGYRVVAVDGRGQFESDGPESDESAYAQDELARDVLAQAAAVGTPLHLVGHSMGGQVSRAAVLLDHSPFLSFTLVSSGPAQISDSQQQRVKLLRDALGVMTMAEVWDVIMAMGPPEEVGGPAKGIGDVVQLRRRWLGNKPAQLLAGGRQLCTEPDRVAELAAVPLPFHVLSGSQDDAWPVPLLDDMAVRLRARRTVIPGADHSPNADEPLPTARALADFWDSLTPGDD, encoded by the coding sequence GTGAGCACCCGAGCCGTCTTCGCCCCGCCCCCCGGCGCCCGCACCTACCCCCTGCACACGGCCCGCGGCGACTTCGCGGTCGTGGACTCCGACGTGCCCGCCGGTGTCGCCGAGAAGGGCACCGTCCTGTTCGTGCCGGGGTTCACCGGGAGCAAAGAGGACTTCACACTGCTGCACGAGCCGTTGACGGCACGCGGGTACCGGGTCGTGGCGGTGGACGGCCGGGGACAGTTCGAGTCGGACGGGCCGGAGTCCGACGAATCCGCTTACGCGCAGGACGAGTTGGCGCGTGACGTGCTCGCCCAGGCCGCCGCCGTCGGAACGCCCCTGCATCTGGTCGGGCACTCCATGGGCGGCCAGGTCTCCCGCGCCGCCGTCCTCCTCGACCACTCCCCCTTCCTGTCCTTCACCCTCGTCTCCTCGGGCCCGGCGCAGATCTCCGACTCCCAGCAGCAGCGCGTGAAGCTGCTGCGGGACGCGCTCGGTGTGATGACGATGGCCGAGGTGTGGGACGTGATCATGGCCATGGGCCCGCCGGAGGAGGTCGGCGGCCCCGCGAAGGGCATCGGGGACGTCGTGCAGCTGCGCCGCCGCTGGCTCGGCAACAAGCCCGCCCAACTCCTGGCCGGGGGCCGCCAGTTGTGCACCGAGCCGGACCGGGTCGCCGAGCTGGCCGCCGTCCCGCTGCCGTTCCACGTCCTGTCCGGCTCCCAGGACGACGCCTGGCCCGTCCCGCTGCTGGACGACATGGCCGTACGGCTCCGGGCCCGCCGCACGGTGATCCCGGGCGCCGACCACTCCCCCAACGCCGACGAGCCGCTCCCCACGGCCCGCGCCCTGGCCGACTTCTGGGACAGCCTCACCCCGGGCGACGACTGA
- a CDS encoding NYN domain-containing protein produces the protein MNDDLAPLSARIDRTNELLQRMLAEVAKTPSTHAIFVDAGYLYAAAGRLVAGTEDRRAFDLDAEGLIEALIDRARTIFADSRLLRVYWYDGARRRIHTAEQQSIAELPDVKVRLGNLNANNQQKGVDSLIRTDLESLARHRAISDAALLGGDEDLVSAVEAAQGYGARVHLWGIEAPEGRNQAEPLLWEVDSQRTLDLDFFKPYVSRRTPVAYEATAARPTREAVRFVGAQIAAKWLGERGREALQELLPGHPYLPGSVDQDLLVEAEGLLQYSLRGQSDLRRALRDGFWEHLQGQY, from the coding sequence ATGAACGACGACCTCGCGCCCCTGAGCGCCCGCATCGACCGCACGAACGAGCTGCTCCAGCGCATGCTCGCCGAGGTGGCGAAGACCCCCTCGACGCATGCGATCTTCGTCGACGCGGGATACCTCTACGCGGCCGCGGGACGACTCGTCGCCGGCACCGAGGACCGCCGCGCCTTCGACCTCGACGCCGAGGGACTGATCGAGGCCCTCATCGACCGGGCCCGCACCATCTTCGCGGACAGCAGACTGCTGCGCGTCTACTGGTACGACGGCGCCCGACGCCGTATCCACACCGCGGAACAGCAGTCCATCGCCGAACTCCCGGACGTGAAGGTCCGGTTGGGCAACCTCAACGCCAACAACCAGCAGAAGGGCGTCGACTCCCTGATCCGCACCGACCTGGAGTCCCTGGCCCGCCACCGCGCCATCAGCGACGCGGCGCTCCTCGGCGGCGACGAGGACCTGGTCTCGGCGGTCGAGGCCGCCCAGGGCTACGGGGCCCGCGTCCACCTGTGGGGCATCGAGGCACCGGAAGGGCGCAACCAGGCGGAGCCGCTGCTCTGGGAGGTCGACAGTCAGCGCACCCTCGACCTCGACTTCTTCAAGCCGTACGTCTCCCGGCGCACCCCGGTCGCCTACGAGGCGACCGCCGCCCGGCCCACCCGCGAGGCCGTCCGTTTCGTGGGCGCGCAGATCGCGGCCAAGTGGCTGGGGGAGCGGGGGAGGGAGGCGCTCCAGGAGCTCCTGCCCGGCCATCCGTATCTGCCGGGCTCGGTGGACCAGGACCTGCTGGTGGAGGCGGAGGGACTGCTCCAGTACTCACTGCGCGGCCAGTCGGATCTGCGGCGGGCGCTGCGGGACGGGTTCTGGGAGCATCTCCAGGGGCAGTACTGA
- a CDS encoding MarC family protein — protein MFDVAVFGSLFLTLFVIMDPPGITPIFLALTAGRPGKVQKRMAFQAVCVAGGVIAVFGVLGHQILNYLHVSVPALMIAGGLLLLLIALDLLTGKTDEPKQTKDVNVALVPLGMPLLAGPGAIVSVILAVQKADTVATEVSVWCAILAIHVVLWLVMRYSLLIIRVIKDGGVVLVTRLAGMMLSAIAVQQIINGVTQVIRAS, from the coding sequence ATGTTCGACGTCGCCGTCTTCGGCTCGCTCTTCCTCACCCTGTTCGTCATCATGGATCCCCCCGGGATCACCCCGATCTTCCTCGCCCTGACCGCCGGCCGGCCCGGCAAGGTGCAGAAGCGGATGGCCTTCCAGGCCGTCTGCGTGGCGGGCGGTGTCATCGCCGTCTTCGGTGTCCTGGGCCACCAGATCCTGAACTACCTGCACGTCTCCGTGCCCGCGCTGATGATCGCGGGCGGACTGCTGCTCCTGCTGATCGCCCTGGACCTGCTCACCGGCAAGACCGACGAGCCGAAGCAGACCAAGGACGTGAACGTGGCGCTCGTACCGCTGGGCATGCCGCTGCTGGCCGGGCCGGGGGCGATCGTCTCCGTGATCCTCGCCGTGCAGAAGGCGGACACCGTGGCCACGGAGGTGTCCGTGTGGTGCGCGATCCTCGCCATCCATGTCGTGCTGTGGCTGGTGATGCGGTACTCGCTGCTGATCATCCGGGTCATCAAGGACGGCGGGGTGGTGCTGGTGACCCGGCTCGCGGGCATGATGCTCTCCGCGATCGCCGTGCAGCAGATCATCAACGGCGTGACCCAGGTGATCCGGGCAAGCTGA
- a CDS encoding PHP domain-containing protein translates to MRIDLHCHSTASDGTDSPAELVRNARAAGLDVVALTDHDTTRGYREAVAALPAGLTLVTGAELSCRIDGVSMHLLAYLFDPEEPALLAERELVRDDRVPRAQAMVARLQEMGVPVTWEQVARIAGDGSVGRPHVATALVELGVVPSVDAAFTADWLADGGRAHVAKHETDPFEAIRLVKAAGGVTVFAHPGASKRGRTVPESAIAEMAAAGLDGIEVDHMDHDTDTRERLRGLAKELGLLTTGSSDYHGTRKTVALGEYTTDPEVYGEITRRATGAFPVPGTGGA, encoded by the coding sequence GTGCGTATCGATCTGCACTGTCACTCCACGGCATCCGACGGCACTGACAGCCCCGCTGAGCTGGTGCGCAATGCTCGCGCCGCCGGGCTGGACGTCGTCGCCCTCACCGATCACGACACGACCCGCGGGTACCGCGAGGCCGTCGCCGCGCTGCCCGCCGGGCTGACGCTCGTCACCGGGGCCGAGCTGTCCTGCCGGATCGACGGGGTCTCCATGCACCTGCTGGCCTATCTCTTCGATCCCGAGGAGCCGGCGCTGCTCGCCGAGCGGGAGCTGGTGCGGGACGACCGGGTACCGCGGGCGCAGGCCATGGTCGCGCGGCTCCAGGAGATGGGCGTGCCGGTCACCTGGGAGCAGGTCGCGCGGATCGCCGGGGACGGGTCCGTGGGGCGGCCGCACGTCGCCACCGCACTCGTCGAGCTCGGGGTCGTGCCGAGCGTGGACGCCGCCTTCACGGCCGACTGGCTGGCCGACGGCGGCCGGGCCCATGTGGCGAAGCACGAGACCGACCCCTTCGAGGCGATCCGGCTGGTCAAGGCGGCCGGTGGAGTCACCGTGTTCGCCCACCCGGGCGCGAGCAAGCGCGGCCGCACCGTCCCGGAGTCCGCGATCGCCGAGATGGCCGCCGCCGGGCTCGACGGCATCGAGGTCGACCACATGGACCACGACACGGACACCCGTGAGCGGCTGCGGGGGCTCGCCAAGGAACTGGGACTGCTGACCACCGGGTCCAGCGACTACCACGGCACCCGCAAGACGGTGGCGCTCGGCGAGTACACGACCGATCCCGAGGTGTACGGGGAGATCACGCGGCGGGCGACGGGGGCGTTCCCCGTCCCGGGGACCGGCGGGGCCTGA
- a CDS encoding DUF6758 family protein: MRGEPSCPKCGGRVRAPGLFADSWQCDVHGTVHPLQPVIPPSVEALGVVVHRTQVPVWMPWPLPVGWLFTGVACAGDDRSGGRATAVACTGPGPLGGVGELILVAEELGVGLGARYAGIDGPDPGPYMSVEKPPQAKVLAAGRPTPLWHVAGVPDDRAVFAGEALGMWLWAVVWPEQSGLLMYDELVLTDLRDAGAEVELVPCGALSPRLLKP; encoded by the coding sequence ATGAGGGGCGAACCCAGTTGCCCGAAGTGTGGTGGCCGGGTCAGGGCTCCCGGACTCTTCGCCGATTCCTGGCAGTGCGATGTGCACGGGACCGTGCATCCGCTGCAGCCCGTGATCCCGCCCAGCGTCGAGGCCCTCGGTGTCGTGGTGCATCGCACGCAGGTACCGGTGTGGATGCCGTGGCCGCTGCCGGTGGGCTGGCTGTTCACGGGCGTGGCCTGCGCGGGCGACGACCGCAGCGGAGGCCGTGCGACGGCCGTGGCGTGCACGGGACCGGGCCCGCTCGGGGGTGTCGGCGAGCTGATTCTCGTGGCCGAGGAGCTCGGCGTCGGGCTCGGGGCGCGTTACGCGGGGATCGACGGGCCGGACCCGGGGCCGTACATGAGCGTCGAGAAACCACCGCAGGCGAAGGTGCTGGCCGCCGGTCGGCCGACGCCCCTGTGGCATGTCGCCGGTGTGCCCGACGACCGGGCGGTCTTCGCCGGGGAGGCGCTCGGCATGTGGCTGTGGGCCGTCGTCTGGCCCGAGCAGTCCGGCCTGCTCATGTACGACGAGCTGGTGCTGACGGATCTCCGGGACGCGGGGGCCGAGGTGGAACTGGTGCCCTGCGGGGCGCTGTCGCCGCGCTTGCTGAAGCCGTAG
- a CDS encoding MFS transporter, with protein sequence MDPFDAGAGGILRQPKAVWATAGASVVAFMGIGLVDPILPSIAKGLDATASQVSLLFTSYFLITAIAMLVTGFVSSRIGGKRTLLLGLALVVVFAGLAGTSGSVGELVGFRAGWGLGNALFVSTALAVIVGAAAGGSAAAILLYESALGLGMACGPLLGALLGDASWRYPFFGTAFLMAVGFLCITAFLKEQPKPARKTSLLDPLKALGHGGLASAAVSSFFYNYTFFTVLAFTPFVLDMTPYKSGAVFFAWGVLLAVFSVFAAPRLQERFGSLKVLGGSLVLLALDVLVLGYGNHTAAIVCTILSGAFIGVNNTVYTELALGVSDAPRPVASAGYNFVRWFAAAAAPFFAPKIEEWTDVHIPFVVAAVTAVLGALVVVVRRKALTHDAEELEPKHAVEDSVAVFAN encoded by the coding sequence ATGGACCCCTTCGATGCGGGAGCCGGCGGCATCCTGCGCCAGCCGAAGGCCGTGTGGGCGACGGCGGGTGCGTCCGTCGTCGCCTTCATGGGCATCGGACTCGTGGACCCGATCCTGCCGTCGATCGCCAAGGGCCTGGACGCCACGGCGAGCCAGGTCTCCCTCCTGTTCACCTCGTACTTCCTGATCACCGCGATCGCGATGCTGGTCACCGGCTTCGTCTCCAGCCGTATCGGCGGCAAGAGGACCCTGCTGCTCGGCCTCGCCCTCGTCGTGGTCTTCGCCGGACTCGCCGGCACCTCGGGCTCGGTCGGCGAACTGGTCGGCTTCCGGGCCGGCTGGGGCCTCGGCAACGCCCTGTTCGTCTCCACGGCCCTCGCCGTCATCGTGGGCGCGGCGGCCGGCGGCAGCGCGGCGGCGATCCTGCTGTACGAGTCCGCCCTCGGCCTCGGCATGGCGTGCGGCCCGCTGCTCGGCGCCCTGCTCGGTGACGCCAGCTGGCGCTACCCGTTCTTCGGTACGGCCTTCCTGATGGCCGTCGGCTTCCTCTGCATCACGGCGTTCCTGAAGGAGCAGCCGAAGCCGGCCCGCAAGACGTCCCTGCTGGACCCGCTCAAGGCGCTCGGCCACGGCGGCCTGGCCTCGGCCGCGGTCTCGTCGTTCTTCTACAACTACACGTTCTTCACCGTGCTGGCCTTCACCCCGTTCGTGCTGGACATGACCCCGTACAAGTCGGGTGCCGTGTTCTTCGCCTGGGGTGTGCTGCTCGCCGTGTTCTCGGTGTTCGCCGCGCCGCGCCTCCAGGAGCGGTTCGGCTCCCTGAAGGTGCTCGGCGGCTCGCTCGTGCTGCTCGCGCTCGACGTGCTCGTCCTCGGCTACGGCAACCACACCGCGGCCATCGTCTGCACGATCCTGTCCGGCGCCTTCATCGGCGTGAACAACACCGTCTACACGGAACTGGCGCTCGGCGTCTCGGACGCCCCGCGGCCCGTGGCGAGCGCCGGCTACAACTTCGTGCGCTGGTTCGCGGCCGCGGCGGCGCCCTTCTTCGCGCCGAAGATCGAGGAGTGGACCGACGTCCACATCCCGTTCGTGGTGGCGGCGGTGACCGCGGTGCTGGGCGCGCTCGTGGTCGTCGTACGGCGGAAGGCCCTCACGCACGACGCCGAGGAGCTGGAGCCGAAGCACGCCGTCGAGGACAGTGTCGCGGTGTTCGCCAACTGA
- a CDS encoding suppressor of fused domain protein has translation MADVLPLVEARLRGALGEPDARAAVTFLGTDRIEVLRFTDGDVVRYATLGMSAQPMSDPTAMLADPVKGPRAELVISVRAGLADTDKVLRPLAVLAASPQVEGVVVAPGASLDVGEPLWPGAPFTSVLVAEPGGLVEDLELEEPLDPVHFLPLLPMTPNEAAWKRVHGAQALQERWLTNGTDLRDPSRKSVPLE, from the coding sequence ATGGCAGATGTTCTTCCTCTGGTCGAGGCCCGGTTGCGTGGCGCGCTGGGCGAGCCGGACGCGCGCGCGGCGGTCACCTTCCTCGGTACGGACCGCATCGAGGTGCTCCGCTTCACCGACGGGGACGTCGTCCGCTACGCCACCCTCGGCATGTCGGCGCAGCCGATGAGCGACCCCACCGCGATGCTCGCCGACCCCGTCAAGGGCCCGCGCGCCGAGCTGGTCATCTCCGTACGGGCAGGGCTCGCCGACACCGACAAGGTGCTCCGCCCGCTCGCCGTGCTCGCCGCGTCCCCGCAGGTCGAGGGCGTGGTCGTGGCCCCGGGTGCCTCCCTCGACGTGGGCGAACCCCTGTGGCCCGGCGCCCCGTTCACCTCGGTCCTGGTCGCCGAGCCGGGCGGCCTGGTCGAGGACCTGGAGCTCGAGGAGCCCCTCGACCCGGTGCATTTCCTGCCCTTGCTCCCGATGACGCCGAACGAAGCGGCCTGGAAGCGCGTCCACGGCGCCCAGGCCCTCCAGGAGCGCTGGCTGACGAACGGGACGGACCTCCGGGATCCGTCCCGGAAATCCGTCCCGCTGGAGTGA
- a CDS encoding magnesium and cobalt transport protein CorA → MSMIRDLRAAVRPSRPSLRKDTGAYDATRDPSTPSAVVDCAVYRDGRRVETDCQLSPHEAMRQVRRDGGFVWIGLHEPSEAEFSGIASEFGLHPLAVEDAVQAHQRPKLERYDDSLFTVFKTIHYVEHDELTANSEIVETGEVMCFTGRDFFITVRHGGQGSLRALRHRLQDDPELLAKGPSAVLHSIADHVVDGYVAVADAVQDDIDEVETEVFTPGRGGKVSRGVDSARIYQLKREVLEFKRAVAPLLRPMQLLSERPMRLVDPDIQKYFRDVADHLARVQEQVLGFDELLNSILQANLAQASVAQNEDMRKITSWAAIIAVPTMVCGVYGMNFDYMPETHWKLGYPVIMAITGVICLGIHRTLKRNGWL, encoded by the coding sequence ATGTCGATGATCCGTGACCTGCGTGCCGCCGTGCGCCCGTCGCGCCCCTCGCTGCGCAAGGACACCGGCGCGTACGACGCGACGCGCGACCCCTCGACGCCCTCCGCCGTCGTCGACTGCGCCGTCTACCGCGACGGCCGGCGCGTGGAGACCGACTGCCAGCTGAGCCCGCACGAGGCGATGCGCCAGGTGCGCCGCGACGGCGGGTTCGTGTGGATCGGTCTGCACGAGCCGAGCGAGGCCGAATTCTCCGGTATCGCAAGCGAGTTCGGGCTGCACCCGCTCGCCGTCGAGGACGCCGTCCAGGCCCACCAGCGGCCCAAGCTGGAGCGCTACGACGACTCCCTGTTCACCGTGTTCAAGACGATCCACTACGTCGAGCACGACGAGCTCACCGCCAACAGCGAGATCGTCGAGACCGGTGAGGTCATGTGCTTCACCGGCCGGGACTTCTTCATCACCGTCCGGCACGGCGGCCAGGGCTCCCTCCGCGCACTGCGCCACCGCCTCCAGGACGACCCGGAGCTGCTCGCCAAGGGCCCCTCGGCGGTGCTGCACTCCATCGCGGACCATGTCGTCGACGGCTATGTCGCGGTCGCCGACGCGGTCCAGGACGACATCGACGAGGTCGAGACCGAGGTGTTCACCCCGGGACGCGGCGGCAAGGTCTCGCGCGGTGTCGACTCGGCGAGGATCTACCAGCTCAAGCGCGAGGTGCTGGAGTTCAAGCGCGCGGTCGCCCCGCTGCTGCGGCCGATGCAGCTGCTCAGCGAGCGGCCGATGCGGCTGGTGGACCCCGACATCCAGAAGTACTTCCGGGATGTCGCCGACCACCTCGCCCGGGTCCAGGAGCAGGTCCTCGGCTTCGACGAGCTCCTCAACTCGATCCTCCAGGCCAACCTCGCGCAGGCGTCCGTCGCCCAGAACGAGGACATGCGGAAGATCACGTCCTGGGCCGCGATCATCGCCGTACCGACGATGGTGTGCGGGGTCTACGGCATGAACTTCGACTACATGCCCGAGACCCACTGGAAGCTGGGCTACCCCGTGATCATGGCGATCACCGGTGTCATCTGCCTGGGCATCCACCGCACCCTCAAGCGCAACGGCTGGCTCTAG